GATATAAATCTTATATCGCCCGTGAATCGGTGAATATTTCACCCCTTCTCTTAAATTCCGAATCTCCTCAATACCGCGGTTTGAAGCGCCGTCGATTTCCACAACATCGATACTTCTGCTCAACGTGATCTCACGACAGGAAGTACATTTCTGACAGGGTTCGAGTGTAGGACCATTCTCGCAATTCAAGCTTTTTGCAAGAATTCTCGCTGTCGTCGTCTTGCCGACGCCGCGCGGACCCGCGAAGAGAAAGGCATGGCCTATTCTACCGCTTCTGATCGCACCCTTCAACGAAAAAACAATATGGTCCTGTCCTGTCAACTCATCAAAATTCTGTGGTCGGTACTTCAATGAAATAACACGATGTGCCATATTTACCTCATTAAATGGATATATTCAAATTCTCTTTTAACATCACATTCAACCGTAAATTTGCAGATAACCCTGTTTTGAAATTCAGATTGAATCGGTCGTGCACTCCCTTCGCCAGTCTCTCCAGGAACAGAAAGGCGAAGAGCTCAGACCAGGTTTCCTTATGACCGGCCCATTTCTACTTACCGCTGCTTCTTTCCAGACCTGACGGGGTTTGTAGCTGGTACCATCATAAGACCCAATCCTCAACACTCTTCAACTCCTCACTGTCGCCCCTGAAAAGTACTGTCTCAAATGGAGCCTTCAGTCCCGCATAAGCGGATTTCGGGTCATCCGCCAAACGGCGGATTCAAGGCACCGCTAACTCCCCACTTAGCACGACCGAATCTATCGGACAAAATCCAATTTGTCAAATAAAAATTCGTTCGGTTTTATACCGCAGGTGCCGATTCCCAGCTTAACCAGTTTTGTCTGCAGATTCTCCACATTCTTTAAATTTATCTCAGCAAGTCTCTGATACTCAGGTGTTCGGATATTATGCACCAATTCCGACTCATGAGGCCAGTTATTGATCTTTATTATAACTTTCTTACAGATTTCCGGATTCCTCGTTATATAACTTAATGTAGCATCCAGTGCATTTTTTAATCGTATCCCTGCCAGTTTATTCTCTTCCTTGACATAACTCTTGCGCATTACAATCGCCGTATAGGGAAAAGACGACGAGATGATGTACATAGAAATAAGACCCTCAAAAAGTATCTTGTTTCCTTGATACAGCATATATCCTCGATACGGATCGATCAGATACACGGCATCCACTTCTTTATTCGTAAATGCGGTCGCAAGCTGTTCCGGTTCCAGCAGCACTTTTTTCACTCTGGTGATCTTCTCCTTTTCGGCAAGCTGGGAAAGAATCAAATCAACAATATACTCATCCTGTTTCAGATATCCCAATCTTTTCCCTTTGAGATGACCCAACCTTCTAATCTTCGATTTCTCGGGAACTATTATCGCGTCCAGAAGCTTACCCGACCTCAGTTCAAGAGAAGCACACACCTTCACCGTATCACCGTCGATCGCCGGGGAGAGCAGAAGGTTATACCACGGTACCGCGACAATGTCATAAAGGCCGTCTTTTAACCCCTGCAGGGGGTCTCCTGTAACCTCGACGAATTCCGGTTCGATCTTTTCGATGACAAAATACTGTCGTGACGTATCTTCTTCAGCGACATAAAAAGGTACTGAAGCAAATGATTTATCAACACCGATCTTTATCTGTGAGGGTAATGACTCTTTGTATTGGGGATAACCGACGACGAAGAGCAAAGCGATGATACCCAAAAAGATGAGAACATTCAATATTCTTTCTCTCGCCTTTATACTCATTGTTGCTCCTTTTGCAATTTGTCTGCCTTTGTAAGATACTCAAGCGCTTTTTTATTATTGCCGATTTCACGGTAACAGTAAGCGAGATTCGTCATCGCCTCGATATTTTTGGGACTGAGAACCAGAACCTTACCTTCATAGAGATCAATCGCCTTCTTATATTTCTTCAATTGTGTATAACAGACCGCCAGGTAGAACCACGCATAGATATCATCCTCTTTCAATTTTGTGATCGTCTCAAACTTCTTGATCGCCTCTTGATATTTCTTGGCTCTCAAAAACAATTCTCCGGCATAGAACAATGCATCCAGATCATCAGGAACAAAGGTAAGGCTGGTCAGTATGTTCTTTAAAGCCGTACTGTCATCGCGCAGATTATAATAAGCCATTCCCAGTAAGTAATAGGAACGCGCCAGACCGTCATTACTCTTGTAAAATTTCTCCAGTGCCCGTTCCACTGCACCCAGACCGCCGTCATGGCCGAGTTTTACCTTTACTATCTCATCGAGTTTTTTGCGGTTGTTTTTCTTGTCACGCCATAGTCTTAAAATTTCATGCTCCAGTTCTTTATCGGGTGAGGGAAGATTGGAGAATAAAACTTTTTTATTCAATTCATTTGTAGTTATGTAATTCTTTATAGCCTCCTCGAAGTACACCATACTACTGTCATATTTTTTGCTTTCGAACAGCGATTTTCCAATGAGAAAATGAACATCGGGATTATCTGGATCCACTTTCAATGCCTTTGTATACTGTTCTTTCGCTTTATCGATCTCGCCCGTTTGATGGTATATCGCGCCCCGCAGGGTGTATGTCCGTGCATCCGACGGATTAATCTTTTCGGCGTACTTCAAATCTTTCAAAGCATCCTCATACTTCCCTTTGGTAAATAAATCCCTTGCTGCATAGTAAAAAGGTTGATAATAATACTGTTCACTATTTGGTTGTTTGGCAAGCCATGTGGACATCTTTAATGAATCAATTTCAAACGCCTTGATTAAGGCGTCAGATGCAGGCTGCCAGTTTCCAAGTGCTATTTCACTTCCTCCCAAAATAGCGAAAAGTTCAAAGTTGCTGGGGTCATTCTTTATTCCCTCTAAGCAGACTGCTTTTGCCCGCTGAAAATCCTGTCGGTTGAAATATTCAATGCGTGCGGTATTCAGAGAAGGCGACGGGCACCCTATAAAAAGAACAATAAAACCCAACAATATCAGTTTCTTCATTTTACCTCCTTAATTACTATTCTATTTAATTTTTCGTGAAAGTCAACACCCAGATATAAGCTTCAAAAACCACTGATTTTCTAAATAAAACTCTTGATTTTTCGTATAATCAGCCTATTATTTAACCATATGTGGAGTCTCTGCATAATCAACTTCCTGGTTTCACTGTCTTTCAGTCCGTTTATAAAAGATTCTATTGTCTACGCCGTGGATATACCGACCAGGACCTTTATGGCACAATCTCTGAATGGAGAGATCGTCGATCACTGTATGGATAATTTCTTATATGCACTCACCGGTCGATACCTCTACAAAATAGACCCGGATAATCTGTCGGTCTGCGACCGAATACCCCTGCCCCAACGATTCAACCATCTGACCACCAACAAAGAAAAAATAATATTGATCTCTTCAGAGGAGATTGTTCTACTCAATAAAACCAATTTTGCCTTTGAGGCGGGCATTGGAATCGAACGAGGGGATTATTATCCTCTTGTCACTTCAGAAGGCAGCAGTATCGTAAGGCACGGTTCAAGAATTTACCTTGCAATTGATTCTGATAAAAAAAGTATTATCAAGATTTTCGACCTATCAAACGGAAGGCTCGTTAAAAAATCAACGCTCAGCCGTATTCTGGATTACCGGTATGATTCCAAAGAAAATCAATTGACCATCCTCGGATTCAATAAAAAGTTAACGATTTATACGCTCGGTCTTAAAAAGCGGAAAACGCTCAATCTAAATTTTCAGGCAACCGGATTTATAAAATATGACGGAGGTTATCTTCTGCACAACAAGGAAGGTCTGTTTTTTATCGACGAATCCGGCAGGCTGATTGATTTCCTGCCGTTATTAAATCAGAAGAAAGAAGAACTCGGGAAATTGCTCTTCCTCACTGAAAAAGGAATTTTATCCGTGGATTCTCTGACGCTCAGACCGAATTTCATTCTGAAGAACAGCGGGAAACTCAAAGACATTCTTTATGTCGATTATGTGAATTATGCTCTGGGAGTCGACGACGGCGGAAGATTCTATCTCATTGGTCTGAAAGACAGAAAGATCGAACCGATTATGAAACGAAAACCGGTCGTTGAAGAGATTAAACCGGTGGTCTCCGTAAAAAAATCCGATTCACTCTGGTATTTCCAGCTCGGCGCATTCAATAATTATGATAATGCATTAAAACTGTTCAATGAACTTCGGCAAAAGAATATTCCGGTCTTCATCGATTCAACCGGGTTATACCGTATCAAACTGGGAGGCTTTATAAAAAAAGACATCGGTATTGAAATCATTGAAAAATTACAACTCAACGGCTGGTTCATTTTCCAAAAAAAGCTCATCCAGTACGGAACGAGCAGGTTCTATATCGGCTCAGAAGAATATATATTAAAGAACGGTGTAATAACAAGGAGGAAGATATGAAAAAAATCATCAAGACCGACAAGGCACCTGCGGCAATCGGTGCCTATTCCCAGGCAATTGTAGCAGGAGATTTTGTCTTCACCGCCGGTCAAATTGCAATCTCACCGGAAACCAATCAGATGCTTGAAGGAGATGTGGCAGAACAAACAAAACAGGTGCTTGAAAACATCAAAGCCGTTCTCAATGCAGCGGGAAGTGATCTGTCAAAGGTGGTCAAGGCAACGGTGTATTTAACTGCACCCGAACATTTTGCTCCGATGAATGAAGTTTACAGTCGATACTTCGCTGAAGAACCGCCCGCCCGGGTCGCCGTTTTTGTAAAGTCATTACCTAAAAACGCCCTTGTGGAAATAGATGCAATCGCCTGTTTATAAAACGATCGAAAAAGAACTGGGAGTAAGATTCAAACGGCGGTCATTGTTGAAAAGAGCACTGACGCACTCCTCTTATATCCAGGATCAACCGACATCCGGTTTATCCTCAAATGAAGTGCTTGAATTTCTCGGCGATGCGGTTCTTGAATTAATTACAAGAGAATATCTGTACAAAAAATTTCCTGACGCGACTGAAGGAAAACTCAGCAAAATGAAGAGGAACTACACGAGCACCGATGCACTTTATCGTTTTGGAATGAGTTTGAATATTGGAAGATTTCTGCTGATGGATAAAGGAGAAGAACAGACCGGCGGTAGAAAAAGGGTTTCTAATATCGCCGGCGCAATGGAAGCGATCATCGGTGCCCTGTATCTTGATCAGGGATTAAGTGCCGTCAAAAAATTCCTCGACCGTACCCTATTTAGAAAAATAATTGCAGAACAGAAAGATTATAAATCATATCTGAATGAGTGGATAATGAAAAAGCAGTATACTCTCTCCTATAAGGTCATCAAAGAAACCGGACCTCAACACGATAAAAAATTCCATGTCGCCCTCTATGTGAACAACAAAAAAGTCGCTACTGGCTGTGGAGAAACGAAGAAGAGGGCTGAACAGAAAGCCGCGGAGAAATTTTTGAATAAATTATCCGTCACTCCTGATGAACACTAAAACCGGCGAAGTTCTTTTTTTGCCACACATCCTGATTCCCTATTCGGTTTTGTGGACCAGCAGGTAATAATATAAAGACTTTTCGGGCTTCATTTAAATTAAATCTTGACATGTTTGAAATTATATGTATAATCTCACAATATGCAGGATGTGGTTATTGGTTGCACCCCGTTAAGACTCTTTTTATCGTCGAGAAAATAGTCTATGTTAAAAGAGGAGGTGGTGCAAAATAAAAAAAGAAAAGTTGGAAGCAAAGACAGGCATAATAAAAAGGAGGTAAGATGAAATATGCCATAGCAATTGCGATAATGCTGTCATTGTCATTCGGATTGGTAACTGAATCATTCAGGTACCAATCAACCGCTCAGCTCTTTGAGGACGACTATGACCTGATCTTTGACCCGGCAAGGATTCCAGAGATTCAGGGTTCCCGTTTATGGACAGGTCTTGCGAATTTTGTTACAAGCGATGAAGAGCTCTTCTCCAACAACAGCCAGCCTTATGTTCTGCTCGGCGGTATGACGTACTTTAACAACCTCTACCCCGCGGGCGTCTATGACCGCACTTCAAGCAAAACCCCGTTCTATACCGGATTGAACGATCCTCTAGGTAATGAGATCTATGGAGAAGGAACAGTTACAAAAATCAACTGGAACAACCCTGATTCACTCGGGAATTATCAGGACCGGGAAGTGACTACTGAAACAAGAAAGGCATTCGATGCCTCGAATTCAAGTGATTATTATCTTGCTTTCGGTTACAAATCAGAAGGCTTCCGTTTTGGCCTGGGTTATATGCATACAGATTCAAAGACTACATACACAGACCCGAATGACAACTATGATTATCTGAACTATCTGGAAGACCTTTCTGCAAATGCCATAACCTACAAAGACAGTGCAACTTCAACGGGCGATGACATTCTGAAGTCGAGCGAAAACGAGATAATCTTCAGCGCCTGGATGGACAAAGAAGCAGTATCATTCGGAGCGTCTGTGAGCTACTCGATGCTCGGCTCAAGCAGCGAGGCGTTGATCAACAGCTATGAGGCAGAGTATTTTGACCCCTCGGCGCCCGGCCATAATTACATAATCACTTCAATCAATGATTCTTCATACCTGCCGCAATCAGGCAATGAAATCGATGTTGAATTCAAGGTATTCTACAATTATAACGAAAACGCCCAGGGTAGATACTACGGTGGTTTCTTCACCCGCTCAATGAGTTATGACGACGATGCCACCCAGTATTACTTTGAAACGATGGAACATGATGCGGATCCGGCGATGACCAATGATACGACAACAACCATAACCGATTACGACGGCAGCTTCAGTTCCACTGGTTTCCGGGTCGGGACAAAACAGCTCTTTTCAATCTCAGACCGATTCAGATTCGGCATCGGCTTACTGTGGAGTAATACCTCATACGACGATTCGACCACAAAGATGGATACATCAAGCTATGTCCACCGCTATGACGACGGTGACACCATTCCCTTGATGGATACCGTACTGACCCAGCGGTCGAGCGAGACCTGGGTGATGACCCGAACCGGCAGTGTCAATTCATTTGTGATTCCAGTGGGCGTTGAGTTCAACCTTGCCGACCCGGTCGTCTTCAGAATGGGTGCAATCCATACAATAGCAAAAAACAATCTAACCACATCATATATCCTGACTGACTGGGAAGCACAGGTCACCCATATCGTAGTCGATACCCTGGAATATTACTATTATCAGGATCCTTCGGAAAGACCTGAAAATACAAGTGAAAACGACGCATCAACTGTGGCTATGACTGACTACTACTATGGTCTTGGCTGGCAGGTGACCGATAACCTCCAGCTCGATCTAATGGGATTCAGGAATATCACAGACTGGGCGAACTGGAAACTATCAGCAACCTTCCACTTCGATTAATAAACAGCAGTAAAAAAGGGAAGGGTTTAAAACCCTTCCCTTTTTTATTAACCTACATCGACATTAAACTACATTATTTTATAAAATGGAATTAAATTCCTATCAGGAACTGATTAAAAAAATTTATTTTGATAAGGATTCAAAACGGGGAATTGCCGAAACATTCAACTGGTTCATCGAAGAAATCGGAGAACTCGCACAGGCGGTCAGAAAAGGTGACAGTAAAAGAATTAAAGAAGAATTCGCCGACTGCCTCGCCTGGCTTCTCTCTGTAGGTTCTATTCTGAACATCAATGCAGAAGATGCAATGGACAAATACAGACATGGCTGTCCCAAATGCAAAAAAACACCCTGTGAGTGCAAGGAAAACAGGCAATAGCGTTGTTTGGGAAGTCAGGTTAAAAGTCGGAAAGAAGGAGGTTTTATGATAGCCATTTTCCTCACTGCACTGTTTGGTCTGGCACCACCGTCCAATACTACGGCATATGATACTCCCAATGATGGTGGAGGATCGATAACCGTCGAATGGCAGCTTTCACCCGACGATGCGATTCTGGAGGGTTATGAAATATATCGCAGCGAAGACGGTATTGATTTCAAAAAAGTAGGATTTATCGGAAAAAACCGTCGGGTTTATAAAGATGAAACTGAAGACGGAAAAAAATATTTCTACAAAGTCGCCGCCGTCATTGATACGGCAAGAGCTTATTCTGAAGCGACTGGCGGTGTCGTAAGCAGTGCCCAGTGGATCGATCTCAACAAGATAAATATCTTCATCGCCCTTCTTATCTTCGGAAGCATCATCCTTTACTTTATCTACCACGCGCGCCGAGGTAAAGAATTTTATTTAAGAGAGATAGCTGGGTTGAAAGCCGTTGATGATGCGGTCGGTCGTGCTACAGAAATGGGAAAACCGATTCTCTACTGTCTCGGTCTGGGTTATGTGGAAGATATCGCCACCATCGCTTCATTAAACATTTTAGGTGAGGTGGCAAAAAAATGCGCACAGTACGATACAAAACTGATCTGTCCCAATGCCGACCCCATTGTCTACACTGTAGCACGTGAAATCGTCAAGGAGTCATATACCAAAGTGGGAAGACCCGACGCCTTTGACCCCGACAGTGTCTACTTCCTTACACGCTCGCAATTCGCTTATGCTGCAGGTGTCGACGGTATCATGATGAGAGAAAGACCCGCCACCAACTTTTTCGTAGGATGGTTCTATGCTGAATCACTCATCCTGGCTGAAACAGGTGCGGCTACCGGCGCAATCCAGATCGCCGGCACAGACGCACTCGCTCAGCTGCCGTTCTTTGTAACCGCCTGTGATTACACCCTCATCGGCGAAGAACTCTATGCCGCCTCGGCATATATCTCAAAGGAACCACTCCTGCTGGGTGCCATAAAAGGAGAAGATTGGGGAAAACTGATTATCGGTACCGTGCTGCTGATCGCTTCGGTAATAGGCCTTTTAACGAAATTACCTGTTCTCAGTATATTTAAATAGGAGAGAAATATGAAAAGAAAATTTCCCTTATTTTTAGTCTTCATCTTCGGCATCCTGGGGATTATACCTTTTCTGATTCCCCATCCAGTAGTCCAGAACACCGATGATTTTCTCCGCAACAACCTTCTGAGGATACTTGCCGCATTCGCGCTGGTTCTGGGTCTCGGCAGTCTATTGAAGGTACATATGGATAAGATCAAACGGAAACGGCAGAACTGGCAGTATTCCTGGATACTGATTATTTCATTCATCATAAGTTCCATCATTGGTTTATTCGGCGGTGTAGCTGGAACCGGTCCCCTGCCGACAAGCATCGGCTCTTTTCCCTTTGATATCCAGACACTTTACGAGAACATCATTGTTCCGCTCGGTTCAACGATGTTCGCCCTTCTTGCTTTCTTTATGGCATCGGCTTCTTATCGGGCGTTCCGCGCCCGGTCTTTTGAAGCAACTCTGCTGCTCGCTGCTTCTTTTATCGTCATGCTCGGAATCATCCCCTTCGGTGACCGTATATCACACCATCTGCCTTCTCTGGCGCAGTGGATTATGAATGTTCCCAATGTCGCCGGTCAACGAGGGATTCTGTTCGGTGTCGCACTTGGAACAATCGCCACTGCTCTGAAAATCATACTCGGTATAGAACGTGCCTGGCTTGGAGGTGGTGAATGAAGCTCACTGATTTTCTTATCAAACTTACAAAGATCGACCGTCGCGTCATCTACCTCATATTAGCCGCCGTTGTAATCTTACCGCTGATCTTTCCCACTGTAGAACGGGTGCGTGTCATGGAACCGGTTGAGAAATTATTCAATGCCGTGGATACCATTCCTCCTCATAAAGCACTGATAATCGATTTCGATTATGAACCGCAGACCCAGCCGGAATTGGAACCCATGGGTATTGCGCTGCTTCGTCATGCCTTTGCCCGACATATCAAAGTTCTTATCCTCAGTCTCTATGTCCAGCCTCTCGGTCTTGCCCAAAAGGCATTGACCCAGGTGACTGAAGAATTCAACAGTGAAGCCACGTCACGCGCTGACAGTATTATCTATGGCCGGGATTATGTCTTTCTCGGATGGCAGCCGCCGCCTCTTATTCCGATGCTGGGAATGGGTGTAAGTATTACCAATGTCTACCAGCACGACTACTATGGTAATAAAACCGATACCTTAGAGATAATGCAGGGAATCAAAAATTACAACGACATCGCTCTACTCGTTTCACTAAGTGGTTCAAGCCTTCCTAAATCCTGGGTCGCTTACTCACAGAACCGCTTCGGCGTCGCAGTTGCCGCCGGCGTCACTGCTGTCTCCGCGGCAGACTTTTATCAATTTTACCAGACCGGTCAATTCACCGGACTGATGACCGGAATGAAAGGCGGCGCTGAATACGAAGAAATGGTTGAATCAAAACTCGGGATTAAAAAGAAACGAAAAGCGAGTGAAGCGCTTCCCTCCTTAACCTATGCCCATCTTGTGATCATCATCTTCATTATAATCGGCAATATCGGTTACTTCATCAAAAGGAGGTCGAAATGAGTATCTCGACAGCCCCCTGGGTATGGATCAGTGCTCTTTTGAGTATCGCAATTCTTTCGTTCCTGTACCGTGATAATCCTCTTTACAAATTCGCCGAACATCTCTTTATCGGTGTGGCGAACGGTTATGCAGTAACCTTTTACTGGCACAACATCCTCGTCCCGGCGCTCTTCGACCCTCTATTCAGACAGGGCAAACTTCTCTACATAATCCCTTTTATCATCGGACTACTTTATTTCACACGATTCATTCCTAAAATTTCCTGGCTTGTGCGCATTCCAATCGGCATTACAATCGGTTATTATGTCGGCGCCTCGATACCTGCATCAATCCAGGCTTATATCATAAAACAGATTCAGGGTACTATCCTGACGCCTTACAACTTTCAAACATGGAATGCCGGAACAATGGGAGTAATCTGGTCGGTCATTCTCTTTATCGGAGTTCTCTGTACCCTTTCATACTTCTATTT
The sequence above is a segment of the candidate division WOR-3 bacterium genome. Coding sequences within it:
- the rnc gene encoding ribonuclease III, which encodes MQSPVYKTIEKELGVRFKRRSLLKRALTHSSYIQDQPTSGLSSNEVLEFLGDAVLELITREYLYKKFPDATEGKLSKMKRNYTSTDALYRFGMSLNIGRFLLMDKGEEQTGGRKRVSNIAGAMEAIIGALYLDQGLSAVKKFLDRTLFRKIIAEQKDYKSYLNEWIMKKQYTLSYKVIKETGPQHDKKFHVALYVNNKKVATGCGETKKRAEQKAAEKFLNKLSVTPDEH
- a CDS encoding nucleotide pyrophosphohydrolase encodes the protein MELNSYQELIKKIYFDKDSKRGIAETFNWFIEEIGELAQAVRKGDSKRIKEEFADCLAWLLSVGSILNINAEDAMDKYRHGCPKCKKTPCECKENRQ
- a CDS encoding SPOR domain-containing protein, which translates into the protein MWSLCIINFLVSLSFSPFIKDSIVYAVDIPTRTFMAQSLNGEIVDHCMDNFLYALTGRYLYKIDPDNLSVCDRIPLPQRFNHLTTNKEKIILISSEEIVLLNKTNFAFEAGIGIERGDYYPLVTSEGSSIVRHGSRIYLAIDSDKKSIIKIFDLSNGRLVKKSTLSRILDYRYDSKENQLTILGFNKKLTIYTLGLKKRKTLNLNFQATGFIKYDGGYLLHNKEGLFFIDESGRLIDFLPLLNQKKEELGKLLFLTEKGILSVDSLTLRPNFILKNSGKLKDILYVDYVNYALGVDDGGRFYLIGLKDRKIEPIMKRKPVVEEIKPVVSVKKSDSLWYFQLGAFNNYDNALKLFNELRQKNIPVFIDSTGLYRIKLGGFIKKDIGIEIIEKLQLNGWFIFQKKLIQYGTSRFYIGSEEYILKNGVITRRKI
- a CDS encoding RidA family protein is translated as MKKIIKTDKAPAAIGAYSQAIVAGDFVFTAGQIAISPETNQMLEGDVAEQTKQVLENIKAVLNAAGSDLSKVVKATVYLTAPEHFAPMNEVYSRYFAEEPPARVAVFVKSLPKNALVEIDAIACL
- a CDS encoding tetratricopeptide repeat protein, producing MKKLILLGFIVLFIGCPSPSLNTARIEYFNRQDFQRAKAVCLEGIKNDPSNFELFAILGGSEIALGNWQPASDALIKAFEIDSLKMSTWLAKQPNSEQYYYQPFYYAARDLFTKGKYEDALKDLKYAEKINPSDARTYTLRGAIYHQTGEIDKAKEQYTKALKVDPDNPDVHFLIGKSLFESKKYDSSMVYFEEAIKNYITTNELNKKVLFSNLPSPDKELEHEILRLWRDKKNNRKKLDEIVKVKLGHDGGLGAVERALEKFYKSNDGLARSYYLLGMAYYNLRDDSTALKNILTSLTFVPDDLDALFYAGELFLRAKKYQEAIKKFETITKLKEDDIYAWFYLAVCYTQLKKYKKAIDLYEGKVLVLSPKNIEAMTNLAYCYREIGNNKKALEYLTKADKLQKEQQ